In one window of Leptospira sp. GIMC2001 DNA:
- a CDS encoding ABC transporter permease subunit encodes MIWLIRFILFSSVLLGILLNSAPTGIDLDLVNKPAFESWNNFLGCDRLGRDVFAMYSYGVVSTVLIALPARLITLIFSLCVTLFGYILGKSFGFIMDQLAYVFLSIPSLLIALLVVASLGAGFFSLPIAIVLSDWAMSYESMKAKLREIQNGGYVQASFAMGATKSHVFIYHIIPGLSSMLWYLFITGVPTVIMALAIFSYLGVNWAGDYLGPGLGEQIAFSGDYFQLSPTAVFVPVIGIILLVVGLGRK; translated from the coding sequence ATGATCTGGCTCATTCGATTTATTTTGTTTTCTAGCGTATTATTGGGAATTCTATTGAATTCCGCTCCCACTGGAATTGATTTAGACTTGGTCAATAAACCTGCTTTCGAATCTTGGAATAATTTTCTTGGGTGTGATCGATTGGGACGAGATGTTTTTGCTATGTATTCTTATGGAGTTGTATCAACAGTTTTGATCGCCTTACCTGCACGATTAATCACTTTGATTTTTTCTTTATGCGTTACATTATTTGGATATATCCTAGGCAAAAGTTTTGGATTTATAATGGATCAACTCGCATATGTATTTTTGTCGATTCCATCACTACTCATAGCACTGCTAGTAGTTGCAAGTCTTGGGGCTGGATTTTTTTCTTTACCCATTGCAATCGTTCTCTCTGATTGGGCTATGTCTTACGAATCCATGAAAGCTAAATTGCGTGAGATCCAGAACGGAGGTTATGTTCAGGCTTCGTTTGCGATGGGTGCAACTAAGTCACATGTTTTTATTTATCATATAATTCCAGGCCTTAGTTCTATGTTGTGGTATCTTTTTATAACTGGAGTGCCAACCGTGATTATGGCACTTGCAATCTTTAGTTACCTTGGAGTGAATTGGGCGGGCGATTATCTTGGGCCAGGTCTCGGTGAACAAATTGCTTTCTCGGGTGATTATTTTCAATTGAGTCCGACGGCTGTTTTTGTTCCTGTGATTGGAATTATCCTATTAGTAGTTGGACTAGGAAGGAAATGA
- a CDS encoding ATP-binding protein — translation MISKLRKLTYRHELEYVYLLTILANLIVLVTYLVYQSMPVLWIGIVIVNTLLYSYQRSRNRRKNAQVDKILKKSYRKADLMEYLSSLDEFKSALISLNEPEEVSAKICSYIKQVLNSSHVYIYLWDESSGAFYPKPKPDEVELDIFFHVYDPFVLWLSDNPRVVVEHDLDSILDNSYVTLTKGKEFFKRTQSKIVVPLVLNKGLLGILTIGSKLYQNGDYPIDDYERLSEIVEVSVLSLSNATFYKQLISMTETLEAKVKERTRELEDTQSQLVMSEKMASLGVMVAGIAHEINTPAGVINAASDNLEGNVLFTFLHVDDLFESLQNKDIRKSFRKLLVKLLRDQPTTKIDPRNKLKLKREIKDSLKKFNLDEKDSSEASNFLIDNSIPELMEDLAILFQLNSRNLYNILKNGVSAARNIKNIKYSIQNIVRIVKALKYYSHLDQSSYGETDLTDGIENTLIILHSQIKQGIEIERDYHNIPKVYCNIDELNQVWTNLINNSMHALKKITNPKITISIQSVDLAGNPYAVVSIQDNGSGIPKEIVDRIWDPFFTTKDQGEGSGLGLGIVKGIIEKHKGTIKVESEPGNTKFLVYLPIEKPKTD, via the coding sequence ATGATTAGCAAACTTAGAAAATTAACCTATAGACATGAATTGGAATATGTATATCTACTGACAATTCTTGCAAATCTGATTGTATTGGTTACTTATCTTGTTTATCAATCAATGCCTGTTCTCTGGATAGGCATTGTTATTGTAAATACTCTACTCTATTCTTATCAACGAAGCCGCAATAGAAGAAAAAACGCACAAGTAGATAAGATTCTAAAGAAAAGTTACCGCAAAGCGGATCTAATGGAATATCTTTCTTCATTGGATGAATTCAAAAGTGCATTGATATCACTCAATGAACCTGAGGAAGTCTCTGCCAAAATTTGCAGCTACATAAAACAAGTGTTAAATTCTAGTCATGTCTATATTTATCTATGGGACGAGAGTTCTGGAGCGTTTTATCCTAAGCCAAAACCCGACGAAGTCGAATTGGATATTTTTTTCCATGTTTATGATCCATTTGTATTATGGCTATCTGATAATCCTCGAGTAGTAGTTGAACATGATCTCGATTCAATATTAGATAATTCCTATGTGACTCTAACGAAAGGTAAAGAGTTTTTCAAGCGAACTCAGTCCAAAATTGTTGTACCACTTGTTCTCAATAAAGGCCTTCTTGGAATTCTAACGATTGGTTCCAAATTATATCAGAATGGTGACTATCCCATTGACGACTATGAAAGGTTATCAGAAATTGTTGAGGTTTCGGTACTTAGTCTTTCGAATGCAACTTTCTATAAACAACTTATTTCTATGACAGAAACATTGGAAGCCAAGGTCAAAGAACGAACGCGCGAACTCGAAGACACCCAATCGCAATTGGTTATGTCTGAGAAAATGGCATCTCTCGGAGTGATGGTTGCAGGCATTGCTCATGAAATCAATACACCGGCCGGTGTTATCAATGCTGCATCAGATAACCTAGAAGGAAACGTTCTATTTACATTTCTTCATGTCGATGATCTCTTCGAGTCTTTGCAGAATAAAGATATACGCAAAAGTTTTAGAAAACTTCTTGTGAAATTATTGAGAGATCAACCTACCACAAAAATTGATCCTCGCAATAAGCTAAAACTAAAAAGAGAAATCAAAGACAGCTTAAAAAAATTCAATTTGGATGAGAAAGATTCGTCAGAGGCTTCGAATTTCTTAATCGACAATTCTATTCCTGAACTCATGGAAGATCTTGCAATTCTGTTCCAACTCAATTCAAGAAATCTTTATAATATACTAAAGAATGGCGTGAGTGCTGCAAGAAATATAAAAAATATAAAATACTCAATTCAAAATATTGTGAGAATTGTAAAAGCACTAAAATACTATTCCCATTTAGATCAATCTTCTTATGGCGAAACAGACTTAACGGACGGAATTGAGAATACTTTGATCATTCTTCACAGTCAGATAAAGCAAGGAATTGAAATCGAAAGAGATTATCATAATATTCCAAAAGTATACTGCAATATTGATGAATTGAACCAGGTCTGGACAAATCTTATCAATAACTCAATGCACGCTCTAAAAAAAATCACGAATCCGAAAATTACAATTTCCATTCAATCAGTTGATCTAGCTGGCAATCCATATGCAGTAGTGTCCATTCAAGACAATGGATCCGGCATACCAAAAGAAATTGTTGATCGTATATGGGATCCATTCTTTACAACAAAAGACCAAGGTGAAGGATCTGGTCTCGGACTTGGAATTGTAAAAGGTATTATTGAAAAGCACAAAGGAACAATCAAAGTTGAATCGGAACCAGGTAATACAAAATTTCTAGTCTACTTACCCATCGAAAAACCAAAGACAGATTGA
- a CDS encoding cellulose synthase family protein codes for MTFALLIAFFSIYFIDIALLFYFGIHTYFMVYLYAKNKENCDSDPEKYFNPKLVKDYPIVTIQLPVYNEFYVIDRLIESTIAIKYPKSKLQIQVLDDSTDESKDKAFNLVKHYAKLGHWIEHIHRTKNHGYKAGALDEGMNRAQGEYIAIFDSDFVPDPEFLYKTLGYFEDPNIGMVQTRWGHLNQTFNLLTKAQSYGIDGHFMIEQVARNGSGLWMNFNGTAGIWRTSCIKDSGGWEHDTLTEDFDLSYRAEMKGWKFRYLKDVVCKAEIPATMNAYKSQQFRWCKGSIQTAVKLLPRIWKADLPRATKMEAITHLINYSVHPLMIVNILLTAPLLLLEYWAGIDFYALPMEVLGATAVVLSIGSIGPLVFYAYSQRELYKNWKRRLGFLPVMVMIGTGIAVVNTRAWLEAMLGIQSGFKRTPKLKIESSSDNVKDRILYSLPLDRHVVLEFFMGSYCLFCIFLSIVLGKPYILGFLSMYTIGFYFVAIQSVRESLWKYRKRNVLQTEVTANLA; via the coding sequence ATGACTTTTGCTCTACTAATAGCCTTTTTCTCTATCTACTTCATAGATATTGCCCTGTTGTTTTATTTTGGAATTCATACATATTTTATGGTTTATCTTTATGCCAAAAATAAAGAAAACTGTGACTCTGATCCGGAAAAATATTTTAATCCTAAACTGGTAAAAGACTATCCGATCGTTACAATCCAGCTTCCTGTTTACAATGAATTCTATGTCATAGATAGATTGATCGAATCAACTATTGCCATCAAATATCCTAAGAGCAAATTACAAATCCAAGTGTTGGATGATTCAACCGATGAGAGCAAGGATAAGGCATTCAATCTTGTGAAGCACTATGCGAAGTTGGGTCATTGGATCGAGCATATTCATCGAACCAAAAATCATGGTTACAAAGCAGGTGCTTTGGATGAAGGAATGAATCGAGCACAAGGTGAATATATCGCAATTTTCGATTCCGATTTCGTTCCAGACCCAGAATTTCTATACAAAACACTTGGTTATTTCGAAGATCCGAATATTGGCATGGTCCAAACAAGATGGGGTCATTTGAACCAAACTTTTAACCTGCTAACAAAAGCACAAAGTTATGGTATCGATGGTCATTTCATGATTGAGCAGGTTGCAAGAAATGGTTCAGGGCTTTGGATGAATTTCAATGGAACAGCTGGAATTTGGAGAACATCCTGTATCAAAGATTCGGGTGGATGGGAACATGATACGCTGACAGAAGACTTTGATCTTTCGTATCGCGCTGAGATGAAAGGATGGAAATTCAGATATCTAAAAGATGTTGTATGTAAAGCGGAAATTCCTGCGACTATGAATGCATATAAATCCCAACAATTTCGTTGGTGCAAGGGAAGTATTCAGACTGCTGTCAAATTGCTTCCAAGAATCTGGAAAGCCGATTTACCTAGAGCAACCAAAATGGAAGCGATCACTCACTTGATCAATTACTCAGTTCATCCATTGATGATTGTTAATATTTTATTGACTGCTCCTCTTTTGCTATTGGAATACTGGGCAGGAATTGATTTCTATGCGCTACCTATGGAAGTGCTCGGTGCAACAGCCGTTGTTCTATCAATAGGATCAATTGGACCACTGGTGTTCTATGCCTATTCTCAAAGAGAGCTTTACAAAAATTGGAAAAGAAGATTGGGATTTCTTCCAGTCATGGTAATGATTGGAACAGGAATCGCAGTTGTGAATACAAGAGCTTGGCTTGAAGCAATGCTTGGAATCCAATCTGGTTTTAAGAGAACTCCTAAATTGAAAATTGAATCCAGCAGCGACAATGTTAAAGATAGAATTCTTTATAGTCTTCCATTGGATCGACATGTTGTTTTGGAATTCTTCATGGGAAGTTATTGTTTGTTCTGTATATTTCTATCTATAGTTTTGGGTAAACCATATATATTAGGTTTCCTATCTATGTATACGATAGGTTTCTACTTTGTTGCGATTCAATCGGTTCGTGAATCATTGTGGAAATATAGAAAACGGAATGTCCTACAGACTGAAGTCACAGCCAATCTAGCTTGA
- a CDS encoding ABC transporter permease subunit: protein MAVSLVRLRITDRAYLYADSGISQESIEEINRSQSFHQDFFDLLQRLFSTSGGLTENGESIYSHIAERIIPTLQLALFAITFGILFSIFLTLESVAFPKILNALDSISGFILSTPVFIFSVVLLIVFFYKLEVLPPGGYEPFDIRYLVLPGISLGIRVYARLQLYLSREARSEMESPYFVLLLTRGMPKRIILYKHLFTKIFPTFLVLIVLDLGSLISGAIVVEEIFFFPGIGRSLYYSIRAMDKELLQSLIIYSGVIFYILNRTVLHYQKRMLQLAEGSSN from the coding sequence TTGGCTGTCAGTTTAGTTCGCCTAAGAATAACTGATAGAGCCTATCTGTATGCTGATTCAGGTATTTCACAGGAAAGCATTGAAGAAATCAACAGATCACAGAGTTTCCACCAAGATTTTTTTGATTTATTGCAACGATTATTCTCAACTAGCGGTGGTTTGACGGAAAATGGCGAATCAATTTATAGTCATATTGCGGAGAGAATCATTCCAACTCTGCAGCTTGCTCTATTTGCGATAACTTTCGGAATTCTATTTTCTATTTTTCTCACATTGGAATCGGTCGCCTTCCCGAAAATATTAAACGCCTTGGATTCCATTTCTGGTTTCATACTTTCTACTCCTGTGTTTATTTTTTCGGTCGTTTTATTGATTGTATTTTTCTATAAATTAGAAGTTCTGCCACCGGGAGGCTACGAACCATTTGACATACGCTATTTGGTATTACCTGGAATCAGTCTTGGAATTCGAGTTTATGCAAGATTGCAGCTTTATCTAAGTCGAGAGGCAAGGTCGGAGATGGAATCTCCCTATTTTGTTTTGCTTCTTACTCGTGGAATGCCTAAGCGAATCATTCTATACAAGCATCTTTTCACCAAAATTTTTCCAACTTTTTTGGTTCTGATTGTCCTGGATCTGGGTTCATTGATTTCTGGAGCGATCGTCGTAGAAGAAATATTTTTTTTCCCTGGAATTGGCAGATCATTGTATTATTCCATTCGAGCTATGGATAAGGAATTGTTACAATCCTTGATAATCTATTCGGGAGTTATTTTCTATATACTCAATAGAACGGTTCTTCACTATCAGAAGCGTATGTTGCAATTGGCTGAAGGAAGTAGCAATTGA
- a CDS encoding PTS sugar transporter subunit IIA, with amino-acid sequence MNHLLDILNENNILFDFQATSKDEVIQKMVDHMVTIGQLESSKRSDVVDALLHREKSMSTGIGSGVAIPHCSVSIVEDLKSIMAISREGIEFESIDSKPVHIFILLVVPKAKFQEHIKTLAMIAKTLNQPEEREKIVSAKSLEEIKNILAIG; translated from the coding sequence ATGAATCATCTATTAGATATACTGAATGAGAATAATATTCTGTTCGATTTCCAAGCTACGAGTAAGGACGAAGTCATCCAGAAGATGGTAGATCATATGGTGACCATTGGTCAGCTAGAATCCTCTAAGCGAAGTGATGTGGTGGATGCTTTATTGCATCGTGAGAAGTCTATGTCTACTGGAATTGGTAGTGGAGTTGCGATCCCGCATTGTTCGGTATCAATTGTTGAAGACCTCAAATCTATTATGGCAATTTCGAGGGAAGGAATCGAATTCGAATCCATAGATAGTAAACCAGTTCACATATTTATTCTGTTAGTTGTCCCAAAAGCAAAATTCCAAGAACATATTAAAACACTCGCTATGATAGCGAAGACTCTCAACCAACCAGAGGAAAGAGAAAAAATTGTATCCGCTAAATCTTTAGAGGAAATAAAAAATATACTTGCAATTGGCTAG
- a CDS encoding 4Fe-4S dicluster domain-containing protein — protein sequence MRLGDPIAFVGNRKILSSSNGIAEFNAGERNYFKITQDGGLENKNEFIDENFNSNGFFNRLEKNGIYSLDFPDTPLWDYLSQFASTANAELILSPYSRNRSPDFQKLIQNDYSNELKLVENLFTKLFPERKIHSYFHLDPKKYSYPMGIPNYFIEYIAGFKVLSNLNDSNRIFYLGSETIWHLIRALYFDLAFTKRHLAVFCIDSNGSLDARERNFLLSNGQSFQFTEKLFKKKYKSFSIGNFFQPTEILTNVKDHYFDIYEENSLTFYQSKPRDFLELPCTECFDCNTFCPTGANPLGLILNNREFQKNLCVECGICTALCPSGIDIQKKILVSKLGNANE from the coding sequence GTGAGGCTTGGCGACCCCATCGCTTTTGTAGGCAACAGAAAAATCCTATCATCATCCAACGGCATAGCAGAGTTCAATGCTGGAGAAAGAAATTATTTCAAAATCACTCAAGATGGTGGACTAGAAAACAAAAATGAATTCATAGATGAGAATTTCAATTCAAATGGTTTCTTCAATCGTTTAGAAAAAAACGGAATCTATTCCTTAGACTTTCCTGATACTCCATTATGGGATTATCTCTCTCAATTTGCATCCACAGCTAATGCTGAACTGATTTTATCTCCTTACTCAAGAAATCGATCTCCTGATTTTCAAAAGTTGATCCAAAATGATTATTCAAATGAATTAAAGTTAGTTGAGAATTTATTTACTAAACTTTTCCCAGAACGAAAAATTCACAGCTACTTCCATTTAGATCCAAAGAAGTATTCGTATCCTATGGGAATTCCCAATTATTTCATTGAATATATAGCCGGATTCAAAGTCCTGAGTAATCTTAATGATTCGAATCGCATATTTTATTTGGGTAGTGAGACAATTTGGCATTTGATTCGTGCATTATATTTTGATTTAGCATTTACTAAGCGACATCTGGCAGTTTTTTGTATTGATTCCAATGGATCATTGGATGCACGGGAACGAAATTTTCTTCTATCAAACGGACAATCATTTCAATTTACAGAAAAGCTTTTCAAGAAAAAATATAAGTCTTTTTCTATTGGAAATTTTTTTCAACCTACAGAAATCCTAACGAATGTAAAGGATCACTATTTTGATATATATGAAGAAAACAGTTTAACATTCTATCAAAGTAAGCCTCGGGATTTTTTGGAATTGCCTTGTACAGAATGTTTTGATTGCAATACATTCTGTCCGACAGGCGCCAATCCATTGGGACTCATATTAAATAATCGAGAATTCCAGAAAAATCTTTGTGTTGAATGTGGAATTTGCACAGCTTTATGCCCATCAGGTATTGATATTCAGAAGAAAATTCTGGTGTCAAAATTAGGGAATGCAAATGAATAG
- the rsgA gene encoding ribosome small subunit-dependent GTPase A, translated as MPKELLLFRISRIFGAYYEVYSQELGSHLAVLKGKIRLQAKEERHPFVVGDMVWAEKSGDKWMIHSKQERKSLLMRKSSPRDGHALCSNADYAIVLASLKDPETKSGFIDRFLAAVSVSNMEPMIVFTKSDLVDAEELESRQNYYRAIGYKTHAISMTDLSGIDELKSIIQGKVCFLTGNSGVGKSTLVNILTGKIVAPTQEVSGSTHKGKHTTTNSFALFNDDGTVIIDSPGIKEWGLLHLTQDEIEMSFPELQRARQNCKSEFCCDLSETCEMQRSMEKLPDERIKSLESMIDSLAQPFRTTRRDHWDVAEAE; from the coding sequence ATGCCTAAAGAACTTTTATTATTTCGAATTTCGAGAATTTTTGGAGCATATTATGAAGTTTATTCTCAAGAGTTAGGCTCGCATCTAGCAGTGCTCAAGGGTAAGATAAGACTTCAAGCTAAGGAAGAACGTCATCCATTTGTTGTAGGTGATATGGTATGGGCAGAAAAGTCGGGTGACAAATGGATGATACACTCGAAACAAGAAAGGAAATCTCTGCTCATGAGAAAATCTAGCCCTCGCGACGGTCATGCTCTATGTTCCAACGCGGACTACGCAATTGTACTCGCTTCACTAAAAGATCCAGAAACAAAATCTGGATTTATAGATCGATTTCTTGCGGCGGTAAGTGTATCCAATATGGAGCCCATGATTGTTTTTACGAAGAGCGATCTTGTGGATGCAGAAGAATTGGAGAGTCGACAAAATTATTACAGAGCAATTGGCTACAAAACGCACGCAATATCTATGACCGATTTGTCTGGAATTGATGAATTGAAATCTATAATCCAAGGGAAAGTCTGTTTTCTTACTGGCAACTCGGGAGTGGGTAAATCAACTTTAGTCAATATTCTTACGGGTAAGATTGTTGCGCCAACTCAAGAAGTGAGCGGTTCCACACATAAAGGAAAACATACTACCACCAATTCATTTGCACTTTTTAATGATGATGGAACTGTAATTATAGATTCTCCTGGGATAAAAGAATGGGGACTTTTGCATCTGACACAAGATGAGATTGAGATGAGTTTTCCTGAACTGCAGAGAGCAAGGCAAAATTGTAAATCGGAATTCTGCTGTGATCTTTCAGAGACTTGTGAAATGCAGAGATCTATGGAGAAGTTACCCGATGAACGAATAAAAAGTTTAGAATCTATGATAGACAGTCTCGCTCAACCATTTCGAACTACGAGGCGAGATCATTGGGATGTTGCTGAAGCCGAGTGA
- a CDS encoding PEGA domain-containing protein, whose protein sequence is MRKPISILLTFCLIGISISPLLSVDELYNLTEVYTPKQVEVEESRKICFFPFRNSSEAKGLEYLRTGIPAILVTEIRKIGYIYDENIVFNVIRHQMGNKKDKSKNEKESKTKLIRELEGGGLESIQRRKSEYLQDDLDKLLSGESKELPRKDPRYVPITVQYEREFAEIADSENAIALGSKFNCFYVVTGEFTQTGGDSITTKVELNNLWNGKLRTENHSTSLKRAFQEMYPLAEKLKKSLIVKPLSQISIDSGSEPGALVFIDDYYVGKTPLISHPILDGKHEVFISKNGFQEIKKEIEIGARQNTNFQFALKPLDKTAYISVTSDPSGADVYLGITKIGVTPLNKVKVSAGKNRLRVSKDEYVDHFTGVNLESGKDQKLQVKLRVGDSEIYYKNKDFVFLDYTYKDFSVYTLYSGLLFYAAHAYLQYEANRITDGLRPQITLVNVSTIVALNEANPDLAAGVYFYETYKINEVVARADRNRRWAGDLGLDRQGGKFRGGPMIYGAAFMFFSSFALLWMGLDSETLDIGFDPGFRHVDFGGMSEAKGHIKYNFRF, encoded by the coding sequence ATGAGAAAACCTATTTCGATTCTTCTAACATTTTGTCTGATTGGAATCTCCATCTCTCCACTGTTAAGTGTAGATGAGCTATACAATCTCACAGAAGTTTATACTCCTAAGCAAGTTGAAGTGGAAGAATCAAGAAAGATATGTTTTTTCCCATTTCGTAATTCGAGTGAAGCAAAAGGTCTCGAGTATCTAAGAACTGGAATCCCTGCAATCCTTGTTACTGAAATTCGAAAGATTGGATATATCTATGATGAGAATATTGTATTCAATGTTATACGACACCAAATGGGTAACAAGAAAGACAAAAGCAAGAACGAAAAGGAATCCAAAACAAAACTCATTCGGGAATTGGAAGGTGGTGGCCTCGAATCCATTCAGAGAAGAAAGTCGGAATATTTGCAAGATGACTTAGATAAATTATTATCTGGTGAATCGAAAGAGCTTCCAAGGAAGGATCCTAGATACGTTCCAATCACAGTTCAATATGAACGCGAATTCGCAGAAATCGCTGATTCAGAAAATGCTATTGCCCTAGGAAGTAAATTCAATTGTTTTTATGTTGTGACTGGAGAATTCACGCAGACAGGCGGAGATTCAATTACAACAAAAGTGGAATTGAATAATCTATGGAATGGTAAGCTAAGAACAGAAAATCATTCAACAAGTTTGAAACGAGCATTCCAAGAAATGTACCCACTTGCAGAAAAGCTCAAGAAATCATTAATCGTTAAACCTCTCTCGCAAATTTCAATCGATTCGGGCTCCGAACCAGGAGCTTTAGTTTTTATTGATGACTATTATGTTGGTAAGACTCCATTGATTTCTCATCCTATTTTAGATGGAAAACATGAAGTATTTATATCCAAAAATGGCTTCCAAGAAATAAAAAAAGAAATCGAAATCGGAGCCCGCCAAAATACCAATTTTCAATTTGCCCTTAAACCTCTTGATAAAACTGCATATATTTCTGTGACATCAGATCCTTCGGGAGCTGATGTCTACTTGGGTATTACAAAAATTGGTGTGACTCCGCTCAATAAAGTGAAAGTGTCAGCTGGTAAAAATCGATTGAGAGTGAGCAAGGATGAATATGTTGATCATTTTACGGGTGTTAATCTAGAATCAGGGAAAGATCAAAAGCTTCAAGTTAAGTTGCGGGTAGGAGATTCGGAAATCTACTATAAAAATAAGGATTTTGTATTTCTAGATTATACTTATAAAGACTTTTCTGTTTATACTTTGTATTCTGGACTATTATTTTATGCGGCTCATGCCTATCTACAGTATGAAGCCAATAGGATCACTGACGGTCTCAGACCGCAGATAACACTGGTTAATGTTTCGACCATAGTTGCATTGAATGAAGCCAATCCTGATCTTGCAGCAGGTGTTTATTTTTACGAAACTTATAAGATAAATGAAGTCGTCGCGAGAGCAGATCGTAACCGAAGATGGGCGGGTGATCTGGGATTGGATCGGCAAGGTGGAAAATTCCGAGGCGGTCCAATGATTTATGGGGCTGCGTTTATGTTCTTTTCTTCGTTTGCACTGCTTTGGATGGGCTTGGATTCCGAAACTCTGGATATTGGATTCGATCCTGGTTTCCGACATGTTGATTTTGGAGGTATGTCCGAGGCAAAAGGGCATATAAAATACAACTTTCGTTTCTAG
- a CDS encoding nuclear transport factor 2 family protein — translation MHPNETLIRNFYKAFSDRKADAMGACYHDDVQFDDPAFVGLKGREAYGMWAMLIEGMDPQGTIECTNAQADDTKGSADWEAVYKFSKTGRTVYNKIHAEFEFKDGKIIKHKDSFPFWKWSRMAFGTAGLFIGWTPMFKKKVQGEVRKTLTMYMKRRKIK, via the coding sequence ATGCATCCAAATGAAACACTGATTAGAAATTTTTATAAAGCATTCTCCGATCGCAAAGCTGACGCAATGGGAGCATGCTACCACGATGACGTTCAATTCGATGATCCAGCTTTTGTTGGATTAAAGGGAAGAGAAGCTTACGGAATGTGGGCTATGTTAATTGAAGGTATGGATCCACAAGGTACAATCGAATGTACAAATGCTCAAGCAGATGATACAAAAGGTTCTGCAGATTGGGAAGCGGTTTATAAATTTTCCAAGACTGGACGCACAGTATATAATAAAATACATGCTGAATTTGAATTCAAAGATGGAAAGATTATAAAGCACAAGGATAGTTTTCCTTTCTGGAAATGGTCAAGAATGGCATTTGGTACAGCCGGTTTGTTTATTGGATGGACGCCTATGTTCAAGAAAAAAGTTCAAGGTGAAGTAAGAAAAACCTTAACCATGTATATGAAGCGTAGAAAGATAAAATAA